The DNA segment GAGTGAAATTGTCTGCTCACGAGATTCGCGGCGCCGTGCAGGCGGCGCTGCGGGAAGACCTGGGATCGGGGGACGTGACCACTCTGGCCACCATTCCCCAAACCGCCCGCCTGACCGTGCTCCTGCGCGCGCGTGAACCGTTGACCGTGGCCGGATTGGCTTTCGCCGCTACTGCCTTCCAACTCTGCGCGCGCCGGATTCACGTCAAAAAACTGGTGCGCGACGGGCAACGCGTCCGCCGCGGCGCCGGGTTGATGGAAATTTCAGGACCGGCACGCGCCATTTTATCCGTCGAACGCGTGGCGTTGAATTACGTTCAGCGGTTGTCCGGAATCGCCACGCTGACCGGACAATTTGTTGCGGCCGTCCACGGCACGCGGGCGAAAATTCTTGATACCCGCAAAACCACGCCCGGCTGGCGGCGCTTCGAGAAATATGCGGTCGCCTGTGGCGGAGGGCATAACCATCGGTTCGGATTATTCGATCTGGTGTTGATCAAGGACAATCATCTGGCCGCCTTGCGCGACGCCCACCCCAACGCCATCGCTGCCGCCGTGCAGCGCGCCCGTAAAAAATATCCACGGTTAAAAGTGGAGGTGGAAGCAGACACGCTCGCCCAGGTGCGCCAGGCGGTAACCGCCAAGGCCGATATCATCCTGCTGGACAACATGATCCCTGCGGACCTGCGCCGCGCCGTGCAACTGATCGCGGGCCGGGCCAAATCTGAAGCCAGCGGCGGCATCACGTTGTCAACCGTACGAGGTCGCGCGTTGACCGGAGTGGATTTTATTTCCGTCGGCGCGCTGACTCATTCCGCGCGGGCGGTGGACATTGGCTTGGATTATCAGGCTTAACTCGAGGTGCGCTTCAAGTCACTCGGCGGGCCGACGATCACGCGACGGAGCCGGCGCTTTGAGTCGGAACATTTATTTCACCAGGATCAAGCTCAACACTCCGGCGACCGCCACGAAGCTGCCCCATAACGAGCGCGCGGTGGGACGTTCGTTTTCAAAAATGCGCGACAGTGGAATCACCGCCAACGGCGTCAACGCAATGATGGCCAACACAATGCCCGTCGGGGTGGTGCTCAACGCCCATTGCATGCAACTGACTCCCAGCGTCGGACCAGCCAGCGCATTGCCCGCCACCCACCACCCGGGATGTAGCGAGTCGGAAGCTGTCGCCTCGCCGCCGGCGTCGTTCAAAATGATCCGGTGCGGTTGACGTTCCTGCCAGCGGATGAACGCGAGAAAAACCGCTCCCACCAACAAACCGCCGAGGATGCGCTGAAAGGCGGCGTTGATGCCGTCAATGCTCTGGTGCGCGTCACTGACGGCCATGAAGGCGCGGCGGCTGAACACTGCACCCAGCGCGCCGCCCAAAGCGGAAAGCACCCCGTAGATCGAACCCAGCCGCCATTCGCGTGGATCGCGTTTTTCCGTTTCCCGCGGGGCCAGCGCCAACGCCACGCCGGCCATGATGACGGCGATGGAGAGTATTTGCAGCCATGAGAGCCGGGTGCCCAACCAGCAGCGTTCAATGATGATCCCAAACGGCGCGGCCAAACATTGCGTGAATAACATGGTCAATCGGGAACCAAGACGCGGTAGCGCTTGATACAGCGCGACGTCGCCAACGCCGAATCCCATTACGCCACTGATGAAGAAATAAGTAAATCCGCCGCCACCCAGACCAATCCCGGCGAGAAATG comes from the Verrucomicrobiia bacterium genome and includes:
- the nadC gene encoding carboxylating nicotinate-nucleotide diphosphorylase, giving the protein MKLSAHEIRGAVQAALREDLGSGDVTTLATIPQTARLTVLLRAREPLTVAGLAFAATAFQLCARRIHVKKLVRDGQRVRRGAGLMEISGPARAILSVERVALNYVQRLSGIATLTGQFVAAVHGTRAKILDTRKTTPGWRRFEKYAVACGGGHNHRFGLFDLVLIKDNHLAALRDAHPNAIAAAVQRARKKYPRLKVEVEADTLAQVRQAVTAKADIILLDNMIPADLRRAVQLIAGRAKSEASGGITLSTVRGRALTGVDFISVGALTHSARAVDIGLDYQA
- a CDS encoding DMT family transporter, coding for MIASIGACLLFAGSTICGHRASRLLGGASANFWRLVMATAMLGAWSFLAGIGLGGGGFTYFFISGVMGFGVGDVALYQALPRLGSRLTMLFTQCLAAPFGIIIERCWLGTRLSWLQILSIAVIMAGVALALAPRETEKRDPREWRLGSIYGVLSALGGALGAVFSRRAFMAVSDAHQSIDGINAAFQRILGGLLVGAVFLAFIRWQERQPHRIILNDAGGEATASDSLHPGWWVAGNALAGPTLGVSCMQWALSTTPTGIVLAIIALTPLAVIPLSRIFENERPTARSLWGSFVAVAGVLSLILVK